A genomic stretch from Prochlorococcus marinus str. MIT 9312 includes:
- a CDS encoding Fe2+-dependent dioxygenase: protein MNFLTNQLLIQEEIEALIKNLNKENTLWEDGKKTAGSHASMVKNNLQLNRESEISKKLSHLIKKKILSSPLIKSFALPKIIHGIMFTKSLKDMQYGRHIDNPFMSSGRADLSFTISLTDKNTYDGGELIIEEMNSEKEFKLNAGEIIIYPSTYLHSVKEIKNGERLVCVGWIESYVKSIEQREYLFDLDAGAKGLLAKNGRSDELDLIFKSYSNLLRLLGN, encoded by the coding sequence ATGAATTTTTTAACTAACCAGCTTCTCATTCAAGAAGAAATAGAAGCATTAATTAAAAATTTAAACAAAGAAAATACTCTCTGGGAAGATGGAAAAAAAACTGCCGGCAGTCACGCCTCAATGGTAAAAAATAATTTGCAATTAAATAGAGAATCCGAAATATCTAAAAAACTCTCCCATTTAATCAAAAAGAAAATTCTTTCCAGCCCTCTAATAAAAAGCTTTGCCTTACCAAAAATAATTCATGGAATAATGTTTACGAAATCATTAAAAGATATGCAATACGGTAGGCATATTGATAATCCATTTATGTCATCAGGACGTGCTGATTTATCTTTTACCATTTCTTTAACTGATAAAAATACATACGATGGGGGAGAACTCATTATTGAAGAGATGAATTCAGAAAAAGAATTCAAACTAAATGCAGGTGAGATAATTATTTATCCTAGTACTTACTTACATTCAGTTAAAGAGATTAAAAATGGAGAAAGATTAGTATGTGTAGGTTGGATTGAAAGTTATGTAAAATCAATCGAACAAAGAGAATATTTATTTGATCTGGATGCAGGTGCAAAAGGCTTATTAGCTAAAAATGGGAGGTCAGATGAATTGGATCTTATTTTCAAGTCTTATTCAAATCTTCTTAGGCTACTTGGTAACTAA
- a CDS encoding methyltransferase domain-containing protein: MEVLNIYQRRKLDESNDEEFYSDPKFVYHLDANFRRYLSYVYKNEISDYSTVLDLMSSWDSYLPEEKKYKKVIGHGLNKQELEKNKIFDTYWTQNFNLNQKIPLNNESVDYCLMVAAWQYLQYPENLTREIVRILSNQGKFIIAFSNRAFWHKAPNIWTTSTEEERVKYVRKVLITNGFNEPKIIKKFNKPVINIFNFFNKDPFYCLIAAKE, from the coding sequence TTGGAAGTTTTAAATATTTATCAAAGAAGGAAACTGGATGAGAGCAATGATGAAGAATTTTATTCTGACCCAAAATTTGTTTATCATTTAGATGCAAACTTCAGGCGATATCTATCATATGTTTATAAAAATGAAATTTCAGATTATTCAACAGTACTCGACTTAATGTCCAGTTGGGATAGTTATTTACCTGAAGAGAAAAAATATAAAAAGGTTATCGGGCATGGCTTAAACAAACAAGAACTTGAGAAAAACAAAATTTTTGATACTTATTGGACACAAAATTTCAATTTGAATCAAAAAATTCCTCTAAATAACGAAAGTGTTGATTATTGTTTAATGGTCGCAGCTTGGCAATATTTACAATATCCAGAAAATTTAACTAGAGAAATCGTTAGAATTTTGAGTAATCAGGGCAAGTTTATAATAGCTTTTTCAAATAGAGCATTTTGGCATAAGGCGCCTAATATATGGACTACCTCTACTGAGGAAGAGAGAGTTAAATATGTAAGAAAAGTATTAATCACAAACGGATTTAATGAACCAAAAATTATTAAAAAATTTAATAAACCGGTCATTAATATCTTTAATTTTTTCAATAAAGATCCATTTTATTGCTTAATTGCGGCTAAAGAGTAA
- the glyQ gene encoding glycine--tRNA ligase subunit alpha gives MFFQDIIQNLNNFWSKEGCLIMQPYDTEKGAGTMNPHTFLRAIGPEPWSVAYAEPCRRPTDGRFGDNPNRAQHYFQYQVIIKPSPDGIQEKYLKCLESLGIEPKNHDIRFVEDNWESPTLGAWGVGWEVWLDGMEVTQFTYFQQCGGFDCNPIPIEITFGLERIAMFLQDKESIWDLSWNKNLKYSDIWLQFEKSQCEYNFTESNPDNLRKLFEIYQEEANSLIEKKLTYPALDFVLKCSHTFNLLDARGVISVTDRAQYIEKIRKLAREVASSWREEREFLGYPLIKKVN, from the coding sequence ATGTTTTTTCAGGATATAATTCAAAATCTAAATAATTTTTGGTCTAAAGAAGGTTGTTTGATTATGCAGCCTTACGATACTGAAAAGGGTGCTGGCACAATGAATCCTCATACCTTTTTGAGGGCTATTGGACCGGAACCTTGGTCGGTTGCATATGCCGAGCCATGTAGAAGACCAACAGACGGAAGATTTGGAGATAATCCTAATCGTGCTCAACATTACTTTCAATATCAAGTAATAATTAAGCCTTCCCCTGATGGGATTCAAGAAAAATATTTAAAATGTCTGGAATCTCTTGGAATAGAACCTAAAAATCATGACATAAGATTTGTTGAAGATAATTGGGAGTCGCCAACTCTTGGAGCTTGGGGAGTGGGTTGGGAAGTATGGCTAGACGGAATGGAAGTTACTCAATTCACCTATTTTCAGCAATGCGGAGGGTTTGATTGTAATCCAATCCCAATTGAAATCACCTTTGGATTAGAGAGAATTGCAATGTTTTTGCAGGATAAGGAAAGTATCTGGGACTTAAGTTGGAACAAAAATTTGAAATATAGTGATATTTGGCTTCAATTTGAAAAAAGTCAATGCGAATATAATTTTACTGAATCTAATCCTGATAATCTGAGGAAATTATTTGAAATTTACCAAGAAGAGGCAAATTCTTTAATAGAAAAGAAATTAACATATCCCGCGCTTGATTTTGTTCTGAAATGTAGTCATACTTTTAATCTGCTCGATGCCAGGGGAGTTATTTCAGTTACAGACCGTGCTCAATATATTGAAAAGATTAGAAAATTAGCAAGAGAAGTTGCATCATCTTGGAGAGAGGAAAGAGAATTTTTGGGATATCCACTAATAAAAAAAGTAAATTAA
- a CDS encoding phenylpyruvate tautomerase MIF-related protein — MPYINVSTSAKIEDKKKLLEEISILVSSLTNKSKRFVMAKLDDNSDMYFEDESPCCFLEIKSIGSLTPSEIAKPISNFVYEKIGIPIDKIYISFEDVPASMWAWNGRTFG, encoded by the coding sequence ATGCCTTACATTAATGTTTCTACTTCAGCCAAAATAGAGGACAAGAAAAAATTACTTGAAGAAATCTCAATATTGGTTTCATCTTTAACAAATAAATCAAAAAGATTTGTTATGGCTAAATTAGATGATAACTCTGATATGTATTTCGAAGATGAAAGCCCTTGTTGTTTTTTAGAGATTAAGTCAATAGGCTCTTTAACTCCTTCAGAAATAGCAAAGCCAATATCTAATTTTGTATATGAGAAAATAGGAATTCCAATAGATAAGATTTATATTTCTTTCGAGGATGTGCCTGCTTCAATGTGGGCTTGGAATGGAAGAACCTTTGGTTAA
- a CDS encoding extracellular solute-binding protein: MQNLKKIFYSALTCSFLFNLNIPANSTEKEVKVYSGRHYNTDRSVYKKFAEETGIKVRLIEAAGISLIERLKREGKNSQADLILLVDAARITNAAKLGLLQKIDSPTLENDVPIGLKDPNKEWYALTRRVRVMVANPKVVDVSKINDYTDLADPSLKGKVCLRNRKSPYNQSLVANQIINKGEEDTKNWLNGMISNVSQPFFPGDISIVRAVSKRKCGVGIVNHYYVARMLAGVNGRRDALYAKRTTVLTPNPAHLNISAGGVAKYATNKNEAIKLLEYLASPKGSNGLAAPTFEHPLKEVNQNPIVKDFGEFIPDKVTIEDLGAKNSIAIKLMKDAGWD; encoded by the coding sequence TTGCAAAACCTAAAAAAAATATTTTATTCAGCTTTGACTTGTTCCTTTTTATTTAATTTAAATATACCTGCAAATTCGACAGAAAAAGAAGTCAAAGTTTATTCAGGGAGACATTACAACACAGATAGAAGTGTTTATAAAAAATTTGCAGAGGAAACTGGTATAAAAGTCAGACTAATCGAAGCTGCTGGTATCTCCTTAATCGAAAGGTTAAAACGAGAGGGAAAAAATTCTCAAGCCGATCTAATTTTGCTTGTTGATGCGGCAAGAATTACTAATGCTGCAAAATTAGGATTGCTACAAAAAATTGATTCTCCCACTTTAGAAAATGATGTTCCTATTGGATTAAAAGATCCTAATAAGGAATGGTACGCATTAACGAGAAGAGTTAGAGTTATGGTCGCAAATCCAAAGGTGGTAGATGTAAGTAAGATTAATGATTACACTGATTTGGCCGACCCTTCTTTAAAAGGAAAAGTATGTCTGAGGAATAGAAAAAGTCCCTATAATCAATCTTTGGTTGCGAATCAAATAATTAATAAGGGAGAAGAGGACACAAAAAATTGGCTTAACGGGATGATTTCAAATGTATCACAACCATTTTTCCCGGGAGATATTTCTATAGTAAGAGCAGTTTCTAAAAGAAAGTGTGGTGTTGGTATTGTAAATCATTACTATGTTGCAAGAATGCTAGCTGGTGTAAATGGAAGAAGAGATGCTTTATATGCAAAACGAACAACTGTCCTCACACCTAATCCGGCACATTTAAATATTAGTGCTGGTGGTGTAGCTAAATACGCTACAAACAAAAATGAAGCTATTAAGCTCCTTGAATATTTGGCATCTCCAAAGGGAAGCAATGGCCTTGCTGCTCCAACTTTTGAACATCCATTAAAAGAGGTTAATCAAAATCCAATTGTCAAAGACTTTGGAGAATTTATTCCTGATAAGGTAACTATAGAAGACCTTGGGGCAAAAAATTCTATAGCAATAAAATTGATGAAAGATGCAGGTTGGGATTAA
- a CDS encoding DUF1824 family protein produces MEINKLVDLNGLRTAPQLSNSQVKKILEELEANIFNADWLTIGIMAPSDTKAIEALKSITERYSSIKFVNLESLHADGSVFLKGNQKTGNVFIRSETGIGEGILLTSQYEQQYKESSTFGPLPLDFFHN; encoded by the coding sequence ATGGAAATAAATAAGTTAGTTGATTTAAACGGTCTTAGAACGGCTCCTCAATTAAGCAATAGTCAAGTAAAAAAAATATTAGAAGAACTAGAAGCAAATATTTTTAATGCTGATTGGCTAACAATAGGAATAATGGCACCTAGTGATACTAAAGCTATTGAAGCATTGAAATCAATTACTGAAAGATATTCCTCAATTAAATTTGTGAATTTAGAATCCCTTCATGCTGATGGAAGTGTTTTTTTAAAAGGTAATCAAAAAACTGGGAATGTTTTTATTAGATCTGAAACTGGTATTGGTGAAGGGATTTTATTAACCAGTCAGTATGAACAGCAATATAAAGAATCTAGTACTTTTGGACCATTGCCACTAGATTTTTTTCATAATTAA
- a CDS encoding DUF3386 domain-containing protein — MENSRQINCKEIFRKAYENRYTWKNDFNGYQGKCIFLRNNNIFKGNFVLGKDFKPNIQKIEDEKIVKSIASQLFEVCIHRVKREFESVHSDNNFNLLKNTLSGIEMSVSGKNQGDRYRVKNDCINMVYRKIHGTIIEIFVEEFLHTGIGSLSKKYSSQSIDPDTLMAKSQKLEYEDEFINIGEEEDYWILNSRTIKYLNQNQEEETQKFVFEDLSLLK, encoded by the coding sequence ATGGAGAATTCAAGACAAATTAATTGTAAGGAGATTTTTCGAAAGGCTTATGAAAATAGGTACACCTGGAAGAATGATTTTAATGGGTACCAAGGTAAATGTATTTTTTTGCGTAATAATAATATTTTTAAAGGTAACTTCGTATTAGGTAAGGACTTTAAACCAAATATTCAAAAAATAGAAGATGAGAAAATTGTTAAAAGTATTGCCTCTCAGTTATTTGAAGTATGCATACACAGGGTAAAGAGAGAATTCGAATCTGTTCATTCAGATAATAATTTTAATTTACTCAAAAATACTTTAAGTGGGATTGAAATGAGTGTTTCAGGAAAGAATCAAGGTGATAGGTATAGAGTTAAAAATGACTGTATTAATATGGTCTATAGAAAAATTCATGGAACAATAATTGAAATTTTTGTTGAAGAATTCTTACATACAGGTATAGGTTCCCTTAGTAAAAAATACAGTAGTCAGTCAATTGATCCAGATACACTTATGGCAAAATCACAAAAATTAGAATATGAGGATGAATTTATAAATATAGGTGAAGAGGAGGATTATTGGATCTTAAATTCGAGAACAATAAAATACTTAAACCAAAATCAAGAAGAAGAAACACAAAAGTTTGTTTTCGAGGATTTAAGTTTATTGAAATAA
- a CDS encoding SemiSWEET family sugar transporter — MNVDIFGYFAAVLTTAAFLPQLIKTLKSKKADDVSLTTLIMFIVGVISWIIYGYKISSIPILIANLITLILNLLILISKIYFSKTQVINNYSNKY; from the coding sequence ATGAATGTTGACATATTTGGATATTTTGCAGCGGTTTTAACAACAGCTGCATTTCTACCTCAATTAATAAAGACTTTAAAATCAAAAAAGGCAGATGATGTCTCTTTGACAACCTTAATAATGTTTATTGTAGGAGTTATTTCTTGGATTATTTACGGTTATAAAATTTCTTCTATCCCAATATTGATAGCTAATTTAATTACCCTAATCTTAAATCTCTTAATATTAATCTCAAAAATATATTTTTCAAAAACTCAAGTGATAAATAATTACTCTAATAAATATTAA
- a CDS encoding chlorophyll a/b binding light-harvesting protein, with product MLQTYGKSDVTYDWYAGNSGVVGRSGKFIASHAAHAGLMMFWAGAFGLFELARYDASIPMGAQKLICLPHLAGLGIGGIENGVITETYGIVVICTLHLIFSAVLGAGGLLHSTKFAGDLADYSETSKPRKFDFEWDDPDKLTFILGHHLIFLGIGAIWFVEWAKWHGIYDPAIGSTRQVIYNLDIAAIWNHQFDFLKIDSLEDVLGGHAFLAFLEIIGGIFHIFTKQFGEYTEFKGKGLLGAEAILSYSVVGVSYMAFVAAFWCASNTTIYPVDLYGEPLKLQFEFAPYFTDTVDLGSGVYSARAWLANAHFYLGFFFLQGHLWHALRAMGFDFKKIGQAFDNMENAKITQK from the coding sequence GTGTTACAAACTTACGGAAAATCTGATGTCACCTATGACTGGTACGCAGGAAATTCTGGTGTTGTTGGCCGTTCAGGTAAATTCATAGCTTCTCACGCTGCTCATGCAGGACTTATGATGTTTTGGGCAGGTGCTTTTGGATTATTTGAATTAGCTCGTTACGATGCCAGTATTCCAATGGGTGCTCAAAAATTAATTTGTTTACCTCACCTCGCAGGTCTTGGGATAGGTGGTATTGAAAATGGAGTTATTACTGAAACATATGGAATTGTTGTAATTTGCACATTGCATCTAATTTTTTCTGCTGTATTGGGTGCTGGAGGATTATTACATTCCACCAAATTTGCCGGGGATCTTGCAGATTATTCTGAAACCAGTAAGCCAAGAAAATTCGATTTTGAATGGGATGATCCAGATAAATTAACTTTCATTCTTGGCCATCATCTAATCTTCTTAGGTATAGGAGCTATTTGGTTCGTGGAATGGGCTAAATGGCATGGGATCTATGACCCTGCAATTGGTTCAACAAGACAAGTAATTTACAACTTGGATATTGCTGCTATTTGGAATCATCAATTTGATTTTTTAAAAATAGATAGTCTAGAAGATGTTCTGGGAGGTCATGCATTTCTAGCCTTTTTAGAAATAATTGGCGGAATTTTCCACATTTTTACTAAGCAATTTGGAGAATATACAGAATTTAAAGGTAAAGGGTTACTAGGTGCTGAAGCTATTTTGTCTTACTCAGTAGTAGGCGTTTCCTATATGGCCTTTGTCGCGGCATTCTGGTGTGCTTCAAACACAACAATATACCCAGTTGATTTATATGGAGAGCCATTAAAGCTTCAATTTGAGTTCGCTCCTTATTTTACGGACACAGTTGACTTAGGTTCTGGCGTATATAGTGCAAGAGCTTGGCTTGCAAATGCTCATTTCTATTTGGGATTCTTTTTCTTGCAAGGTCATTTATGGCATGCTCTAAGAGCTATGGGGTTTGACTTTAAGAAAATTGGTCAAGCTTTTGACAATATGGAAAACGCAAAAATTACACAAAAATAG
- the fldA gene encoding flavodoxin FldA produces MTVGIYYATTTGKTEDVADRLHNFISSAEAPKDVSDVDDLSEFEGLDGIICGIPTWNTGADEERSGTAWDSILEDIGELSLSGKKVAIFGLGDSSTYTENYCDAMEELHSYFAKAGAEMVGYVDKSSYTFDESKSIIGESFCGLPLDEDSESDLTDTRLETWASQLKDEIPSLA; encoded by the coding sequence ATGACTGTAGGAATTTATTACGCAACTACAACTGGAAAAACTGAAGACGTAGCTGATCGTCTTCATAACTTTATTTCTTCGGCAGAAGCACCTAAAGATGTATCTGATGTTGATGATCTTTCAGAATTCGAAGGTCTTGATGGAATTATCTGCGGGATACCTACTTGGAACACTGGGGCTGATGAAGAAAGATCAGGAACTGCATGGGATTCAATTCTGGAGGATATTGGTGAACTAAGTTTATCAGGAAAAAAGGTTGCAATTTTTGGTTTAGGAGATTCTTCTACCTACACAGAAAACTATTGTGATGCCATGGAAGAACTTCACAGCTACTTCGCTAAAGCAGGTGCCGAAATGGTCGGTTACGTAGATAAATCTTCTTATACGTTTGATGAATCTAAAAGTATCATTGGAGAAAGCTTTTGTGGATTACCTCTTGATGAGGATAGTGAATCTGATTTAACCGATACACGTCTTGAAACATGGGCTTCTCAGCTTAAGGACGAAATCCCTTCATTGGCGTAA
- a CDS encoding 2Fe-2S iron-sulfur cluster-binding protein — MKNSKIKIIWPNNIETYVSEGEDWFSTAKKAGLEIPTGCLTGSCGACEIDVNGETIRACISNIESKKRSPLKISLTTDPFWED, encoded by the coding sequence TTGAAAAATTCAAAAATTAAAATTATTTGGCCAAATAATATTGAAACATATGTTTCTGAAGGGGAAGATTGGTTCTCTACTGCAAAAAAAGCAGGTTTAGAAATTCCAACTGGCTGCTTAACAGGAAGTTGCGGAGCTTGTGAAATAGATGTTAATGGAGAAACTATAAGAGCTTGCATAAGCAATATTGAAAGTAAAAAAAGATCTCCATTAAAAATTTCTCTGACTACAGACCCGTTCTGGGAAGACTAA
- a CDS encoding AhpC/TSA family protein has protein sequence MTDKFQNDINNLIEEFNFNGNKNFKLIVLFGLLGDFDTFEYAINLKNFIDNHQDQKIDIFAIAIGNQNGKEKFCNFTGFREANLKVVSDNQIHNNLKVSRGLDIGLGGWINMLLMLSGINSFKTLKEVFRGYTGDRKAKQIYSEFDKIDVLQFLNFSGNSFKQVFGNGYLRPFELATFRLNNMNEIIKNWGDYILHERYLPQRGASFLLNDKNQIVYKFFSSDVLGYSSNMRDPLGFLSDLIKE, from the coding sequence GTGACTGACAAATTTCAAAATGATATCAATAATCTTATTGAAGAATTTAACTTTAATGGAAATAAAAATTTCAAATTAATTGTTTTATTTGGATTATTGGGAGATTTTGATACCTTTGAATATGCAATAAATTTGAAAAATTTTATCGATAATCATCAAGATCAAAAAATAGATATTTTTGCCATTGCTATTGGCAACCAAAATGGGAAAGAAAAATTCTGTAACTTTACTGGCTTTCGAGAAGCAAATTTAAAAGTCGTCTCCGATAACCAAATCCATAATAATCTAAAAGTCTCCAGAGGATTAGATATAGGTTTAGGAGGCTGGATCAATATGCTGTTGATGTTATCCGGAATAAATTCTTTTAAAACACTCAAAGAAGTTTTTAGAGGTTATACAGGAGACCGTAAGGCAAAGCAAATATATTCAGAATTTGACAAAATTGACGTTTTACAATTTCTTAACTTCTCAGGTAATTCTTTTAAACAGGTTTTCGGGAATGGTTATTTAAGACCATTTGAACTCGCAACGTTCAGATTAAATAATATGAATGAAATCATCAAAAATTGGGGTGATTATATTCTTCATGAAAGATACCTTCCTCAAAGAGGTGCTTCTTTTTTATTGAATGATAAAAATCAAATTGTTTATAAGTTTTTTTCTAGTGATGTGCTTGGATATTCATCAAACATGAGGGATCCATTAGGATTTTTATCTGATTTAATTAAAGAATAG
- a CDS encoding iron uptake porin, with the protein MKLFQQMLVAGASLSLLAPIAAQASDVVNLEEMNSYGRSQKKSSKLDSNTFINEVSEDIATLNGRIDGLESKQNDFEAGAFSSTTSMDGKAIFWIGAIEGINDVDDNEDGLNTDEPSDSVQTGYTYTMNLNTSFTGDDNLYVRLKAGENGGAWSSKPAGYHIHTKDTNDEFRVDKIWYTFPIGDNITAFAGPRIENYYMYVTPSIYKPGALKAFKLGGNSNFGASTDVGFGLKYEADNGFAIASNVVDKNADAANSGFFQDDSVSKWDTQIAYTQPRYHLSLTVSNAQNWTSQLYNATALGENTATDSMGYAARAYWMPEETGTAMPEISVGYDTKVWDDAAAGTVDEADSWMVGLTWKDIRQPDDRIGIAFTQPLKATSIAGGGDTNEVDPLLWEVYYSWKQNDSVTITPAIFGGSDSFQADDDTFGAVVTTAFKF; encoded by the coding sequence ATGAAACTCTTCCAACAAATGTTGGTGGCAGGGGCATCTTTGAGCTTATTAGCTCCAATTGCTGCTCAAGCTTCCGATGTAGTCAATTTAGAAGAAATGAATAGCTACGGACGTAGCCAAAAAAAATCTTCAAAACTTGACAGTAATACATTCATTAACGAAGTTAGTGAAGATATTGCAACTCTAAACGGCCGTATTGATGGCCTTGAGTCTAAACAAAATGATTTTGAAGCAGGCGCTTTCTCTTCTACAACATCCATGGATGGTAAGGCGATCTTTTGGATTGGTGCAATAGAAGGTATCAATGATGTTGATGACAATGAGGATGGTCTCAATACAGATGAACCATCTGATTCGGTTCAGACAGGTTATACCTACACAATGAACTTAAATACAAGTTTTACAGGTGATGATAACCTCTATGTACGTTTAAAAGCTGGAGAAAATGGTGGGGCTTGGTCATCTAAACCAGCTGGTTACCATATCCATACCAAAGATACAAATGATGAATTTAGGGTTGATAAGATTTGGTATACATTCCCTATAGGAGATAACATTACTGCTTTCGCAGGTCCTAGGATTGAGAACTACTACATGTATGTAACTCCATCTATTTATAAACCAGGTGCTTTAAAAGCCTTTAAGTTAGGTGGAAATAGTAACTTTGGAGCTAGTACCGACGTTGGTTTTGGTTTAAAATATGAAGCCGATAACGGTTTTGCTATAGCATCGAACGTTGTTGATAAAAACGCTGATGCAGCCAATAGTGGTTTCTTCCAAGACGATTCAGTTAGCAAATGGGATACTCAAATTGCATATACCCAGCCTAGGTATCACTTATCTTTAACTGTTTCAAATGCTCAGAACTGGACATCTCAGCTTTATAATGCAACAGCATTAGGTGAGAATACCGCGACAGATTCGATGGGATATGCCGCAAGAGCATATTGGATGCCAGAAGAAACAGGTACTGCAATGCCTGAAATTTCTGTTGGTTACGATACAAAGGTCTGGGATGATGCTGCTGCCGGAACTGTTGATGAGGCAGATAGCTGGATGGTTGGGTTGACTTGGAAAGATATTCGTCAGCCAGATGACAGAATTGGAATTGCATTTACTCAACCATTAAAGGCTACTTCTATTGCTGGCGGAGGTGATACTAATGAAGTTGATCCACTATTGTGGGAAGTATATTATTCATGGAAACAAAATGATTCTGTGACAATAACTCCTGCAATCTTTGGCGGGTCTGATTCTTTCCAAGCAGATGATGATACTTTTGGAGCAGTTGTAACAACAGCGTTCAAGTTCTAA
- a CDS encoding AEC family transporter, with translation MGLLLKEGIDINLIKSAFLAFSIIGFLIVLINIFPIFKKRLPNATLQLAGLIGNTSFLGIPIAIALLPTKTINFTIGYDLGTTLFAWLFGPFLLQEISKSNNIPNFKRLLNALINNPASKGIIGVLLAYLFQINELLGNYLWIPARIVIALAIIIVGTKLGLITNQKGKIFDFNKEIRFSILLKLFILPFIIFLISKFLNFNFYQSSAVILQAGTPAAISNLLMAEAYCVNQKIASKILFTSTLISIATIPLLTIFINAFR, from the coding sequence ATGGGTCTTTTATTAAAAGAGGGTATAGATATAAACCTTATTAAAAGTGCATTCTTAGCATTCTCCATAATTGGATTTTTAATAGTTTTAATAAATATATTCCCAATATTTAAAAAAAGGCTTCCAAATGCTACTTTGCAGCTTGCAGGCCTAATAGGTAATACATCATTTCTCGGAATACCAATTGCAATAGCACTTCTCCCTACAAAAACGATAAACTTTACCATTGGATATGACTTAGGAACAACACTATTCGCTTGGCTATTTGGGCCTTTTTTACTTCAAGAAATCTCGAAGAGCAACAATATCCCAAATTTCAAAAGATTATTAAATGCATTAATAAATAATCCTGCCTCTAAAGGGATCATTGGAGTACTATTGGCCTACCTTTTCCAAATAAATGAACTATTAGGAAATTACCTTTGGATACCAGCAAGAATAGTAATTGCATTGGCAATAATTATTGTTGGAACAAAACTTGGATTAATAACAAATCAAAAGGGTAAGATTTTTGATTTTAATAAAGAAATTAGATTTTCAATCTTACTTAAATTATTTATTCTTCCTTTTATTATTTTTCTAATAAGTAAATTTTTAAATTTTAACTTCTATCAATCATCAGCTGTAATCCTTCAAGCAGGGACCCCAGCTGCAATATCAAATCTTTTAATGGCAGAGGCTTATTGCGTAAACCAGAAGATTGCTTCAAAAATTCTTTTTACTTCCACTTTGATTTCAATAGCTACAATTCCTCTTTTAACAATTTTTATAAATGCATTTAGATAA